From a region of the Streptomyces caniferus genome:
- a CDS encoding DUF4229 domain-containing protein has protein sequence MSSHHFATLRYTALRIGLFVASFAVVWALSYVHVIPLAIGASNTVWMLLLAIVISAPLSFVLLRKQRDAMSEQIVAKVDRQRERLAANAGQEDGVQ, from the coding sequence GTGAGTAGCCACCACTTCGCCACGCTCCGCTACACCGCCCTTCGCATCGGCCTCTTCGTCGCCTCGTTCGCCGTGGTGTGGGCGCTGTCGTACGTCCACGTCATCCCGCTCGCCATCGGCGCCTCCAACACCGTGTGGATGCTGCTGCTCGCCATCGTGATCTCCGCGCCGCTCAGCTTCGTGCTGCTGCGCAAGCAGCGGGACGCGATGTCCGAGCAGATCGTCGCCAAGGTCGACCGGCAGCGCGAGCGTCTCGCGGCCAACGCCGGCCAGGAGGACGGGGTCCAGTAA
- a CDS encoding dicarboxylate/amino acid:cation symporter, whose protein sequence is MSTSAETAESSQAPRPPKSSRIPKVPFWVQILAGLALGVLLGWIAKSGDVGWLTTTLQHIGDLFVQLLKLAVAPLVFFAILVSITNLRQVNNAARLASRTLLWFMATSLIAVAIGLAIGLLTNPGAGTGLTPKDGKLPDHAGSWIDFLTGIVPTDIITPFTELNVLQIVFMAAVAGIAALQLGEKAEPVLAISRSVLELLQKALWWVIRLAPIGTVGLIGNAIATYGWNLIGKYATFTVDIYVGCALVLFGVYPLLLSTVAKVNPLQFFRGAWPAIQLAFVSRSSVGTMPVTQQVTERLGVPREYASFAVPFGSTTKMDGCASIYPAIAAIFIAQIFDVPLGIGDYLLIAFVSVIGSAATAGLTGATVMLTLTLSTLGLPLEGVGLLMAIDPILDMMRTATNVAGQSVIPILVSAREKILDRDAYNGATSITLDAAGADAAEEQGAREQGAVPAAAAA, encoded by the coding sequence TTGTCCACGTCTGCCGAGACCGCCGAGTCCTCACAGGCTCCCCGGCCCCCCAAGTCCTCCCGCATACCCAAGGTCCCGTTCTGGGTGCAGATCCTGGCCGGCCTCGCCCTGGGCGTGCTGCTCGGCTGGATCGCCAAGAGCGGTGACGTCGGCTGGCTCACCACCACGCTGCAGCACATCGGCGACCTCTTCGTCCAGCTGCTGAAGCTCGCCGTGGCCCCGCTGGTCTTCTTCGCGATCCTGGTGTCGATCACCAACCTGCGGCAGGTCAACAACGCCGCCCGGCTCGCCAGCCGCACCCTGCTGTGGTTCATGGCCACCTCGCTGATCGCCGTCGCGATCGGCCTGGCGATCGGCCTGCTCACCAACCCGGGCGCGGGCACCGGCCTGACCCCCAAGGACGGCAAGCTCCCCGACCACGCGGGCTCCTGGATCGACTTCCTGACCGGCATCGTCCCCACCGACATCATCACGCCGTTCACCGAGCTCAACGTCCTGCAGATCGTCTTCATGGCGGCCGTGGCCGGTATCGCGGCCCTCCAGCTCGGCGAGAAGGCCGAGCCGGTCCTCGCGATCAGCCGCTCGGTCCTCGAGCTGCTCCAGAAGGCCCTGTGGTGGGTCATCCGCCTCGCCCCGATCGGCACCGTCGGCCTCATCGGCAACGCCATCGCGACGTACGGCTGGAACCTCATCGGCAAGTACGCGACCTTCACCGTCGACATCTACGTCGGCTGCGCGCTCGTCCTCTTCGGGGTCTACCCGCTGCTGCTGTCGACCGTCGCCAAGGTCAACCCGCTGCAGTTCTTCCGCGGTGCCTGGCCCGCCATCCAGCTGGCCTTCGTCTCCCGCTCGTCGGTCGGCACCATGCCGGTCACCCAGCAGGTCACCGAGCGCCTCGGCGTGCCGCGCGAGTACGCCTCCTTCGCGGTGCCGTTCGGCTCGACGACCAAGATGGACGGCTGCGCCTCGATCTACCCGGCGATCGCCGCGATCTTCATCGCCCAGATCTTCGACGTCCCCCTCGGCATCGGCGACTACCTCCTGATCGCCTTCGTCTCCGTCATCGGCTCCGCCGCCACCGCCGGCCTGACCGGCGCGACGGTGATGCTGACGCTGACCCTCTCCACGCTGGGCCTGCCCCTGGAGGGCGTCGGTCTGCTGATGGCCATCGACCCGATCCTGGACATGATGCGGACGGCCACGAACGTGGCCGGCCAGTCGGTCATCCCGATCCTGGTGTCCGCCAGGGAGAAGATCCTGGACCGCGACGCGTACAACGGCGCCACGAGCATCACGCTCGACGCGGCCGGGGCCGACGCCGCGGAAGAGCAGGGTGCCCGGGAGCAGGGCGCCGTACCGGCGGCGGCTGCCGCCTAG
- a CDS encoding DUF4870 domain-containing protein, with the protein MSDHQQPGYGPPTGGPQGPYGTPPQGPYGTPQGPYGASQPGYGAPQDPYGAQQPGYGTPQDPYGTPQPGWHGGGAPGGYGYPGAQQPGPGYGGTGTPPSPAPSTGPAMWAHLGALLTVTAGTMMCCGLGALLGWIFPLSVRGNDRHRHDPYIRHHATQAVNFGITQAIMAALGAVLYFASAFIFAAAADTDAQRNSSGLAVPLLTVIVIFGGYALSGVICAVIGTVKATRGELWTYPRLIAWPLSKG; encoded by the coding sequence ATGTCCGACCATCAGCAGCCCGGCTACGGCCCTCCGACGGGCGGCCCGCAGGGGCCTTACGGGACACCGCCACAGGGGCCCTACGGGACACCGCAGGGGCCGTACGGAGCGTCGCAGCCGGGGTACGGAGCGCCGCAGGATCCGTACGGGGCGCAGCAGCCCGGATATGGGACGCCGCAGGATCCGTACGGGACACCGCAGCCGGGCTGGCACGGCGGCGGCGCGCCGGGCGGCTACGGCTATCCCGGTGCCCAGCAGCCAGGACCCGGTTACGGCGGCACCGGCACGCCGCCGTCGCCCGCGCCCTCGACCGGGCCCGCGATGTGGGCCCACCTCGGCGCGCTGCTGACCGTGACGGCGGGCACGATGATGTGCTGCGGCCTGGGCGCTCTCCTCGGCTGGATCTTCCCGCTGTCCGTCCGCGGCAACGACCGCCACAGACACGACCCGTACATCCGCCACCACGCCACCCAGGCGGTGAACTTCGGCATCACCCAGGCCATCATGGCGGCCCTCGGGGCGGTGCTCTACTTCGCCAGCGCCTTCATCTTCGCCGCGGCCGCCGACACCGACGCCCAGCGCAACAGCTCCGGCCTGGCGGTCCCGCTGCTGACCGTGATCGTCATCTTCGGCGGCTACGCCCTCTCCGGCGTGATCTGCGCGGTCATCGGCACGGTGAAGGCGACGCGCGGCGAACTGTGGACCTACCCCCGCCTGATCGCCTGGCCTCTCAGCAAGGGCTGA
- a CDS encoding Lrp/AsnC family transcriptional regulator translates to MDAVDRQLIQALRENGRASYAELGRLVGLSGPSVTDRINRLEAAGVITGYRATVDAASLGLGVTALVGISLSDATDHEDVAQRLRDLEEIEDCWFIAGDDSYMLKVRVGDVDGLERTIRRLSGTKGVSRTRTTIVLSTKWENRVGQLPEEAE, encoded by the coding sequence ATGGACGCGGTGGATAGGCAGCTCATCCAGGCACTTCGCGAGAACGGGCGGGCCTCGTACGCGGAGCTCGGCCGGCTCGTCGGCCTCTCCGGGCCCAGCGTCACGGACCGGATCAACCGCCTCGAAGCGGCGGGCGTGATCACCGGTTACCGCGCGACGGTGGACGCCGCCTCGCTCGGCCTCGGCGTCACGGCGCTGGTGGGCATCTCGCTGTCGGACGCCACCGACCACGAGGACGTCGCGCAGCGGCTGCGCGACCTCGAGGAGATCGAGGACTGCTGGTTCATCGCCGGCGACGACTCGTACATGCTCAAGGTGCGGGTGGGCGACGTCGACGGGCTGGAGCGCACCATCCGGCGGCTGTCCGGCACCAAGGGCGTCTCCCGTACACGCACCACGATCGTGCTCTCCACCAAGTGGGAGAACCGCGTCGGCCAGCTGCCCGAAGAGGCCGAGTAG
- the mqnP gene encoding menaquinone biosynthesis prenyltransferase MqnP has product MTSASAAVPQPGRTKAFLRLVMIEHSVFALPFAYIASLTAMYEWDRQVHWGRLLLVTIAMVGLRTFAMAANRIIDREIDARNPRTAHRELVTGAVSVKSAWTGALIALVVFLGAAALLNPLCLALAPLAVVPMVVYPYGKRFTNFPQAILGLAQAMGPIGAWLAITGSWSWQAVILGLAVGIWIGGFDLIYACQDVETDRETGVLSVPARFGIPAAIWGARGCHLVTTALFAWYALATGAGAFFWLGLVIVAAAFLYEHTIVRPHDLTRLNRAFFQVNGFIGIALFVCALLDLLVRGLTV; this is encoded by the coding sequence ATGACCAGCGCATCCGCGGCGGTCCCGCAGCCGGGCCGCACCAAGGCCTTCCTGCGCCTCGTGATGATCGAGCACTCGGTCTTCGCGCTGCCCTTCGCCTACATCGCGTCCCTGACCGCGATGTACGAGTGGGACCGGCAGGTCCACTGGGGCCGGCTGCTCCTCGTCACCATCGCCATGGTCGGCCTGCGCACGTTCGCGATGGCCGCGAACCGGATCATCGACCGCGAGATCGATGCCCGTAACCCGCGTACCGCGCACCGGGAACTGGTCACCGGCGCCGTATCGGTGAAGTCAGCCTGGACCGGCGCGCTGATCGCGCTCGTCGTCTTCCTGGGCGCCGCCGCCCTGCTGAACCCGCTGTGCCTGGCGCTCGCCCCGCTCGCGGTGGTGCCGATGGTGGTCTATCCGTACGGCAAGCGCTTCACCAACTTCCCGCAGGCGATCCTCGGCCTCGCCCAGGCGATGGGCCCGATCGGCGCCTGGCTCGCGATCACCGGGTCCTGGTCCTGGCAGGCGGTCATCCTCGGCCTCGCGGTGGGGATCTGGATCGGCGGCTTCGACCTGATCTACGCCTGCCAGGACGTGGAGACGGACCGGGAGACCGGCGTGCTGTCGGTCCCGGCCCGCTTCGGCATCCCGGCCGCGATCTGGGGCGCGCGCGGCTGCCACCTCGTCACCACGGCGCTCTTCGCCTGGTACGCCCTGGCGACCGGCGCGGGCGCGTTCTTCTGGCTGGGCCTGGTGATAGTGGCGGCGGCCTTCCTCTACGAGCACACGATCGTCAGGCCGCACGACCTGACCCGGCTGAACCGGGCGTTCTTCCAGGTCAACGGCTTCATCGGCATCGCGCTGTTCGTCTGCGCGCTGCTGGATCTGCTGGTGCGGGGGCTCACGGTCTGA
- a CDS encoding AMP-dependent synthetase/ligase: MSNQESAATAPPADPADAPAAPRPALVEPQKTLVGGTVREVYVPPVAPPVHRGSLGDIPFRNAAEAPAEVVLARKQPSGNWRDITAAEFAVEVRAVAKGLIASGLRPGDRLAIMARTTYEWTLVDFAAWAAGLVSVPIYPTSSARQAQWILHDSGARACVVENVEETRLISGLRAELPGLDHLWQFNTGAVAQLVAEGRALPDAVVDERRAATGPYDLATLIYTSGTTGRPKGCALTHANFFAEVDNAIELLHPVFKSVSEEPAATLLFLPLSHVFGRMVAVGCLRARVRLGHAPSIRTDDLLADLAGFRPTFLLGIPYVLEKVYNTGRATAEKMGRAASFDRAARIARSYGEAVEAREHGTGSGPGVALKAARKLYDPLVYRRIRAALGGRVRYILSGGSPLGHRLAAFYTGAGIEIFEGYGLTETTAATTVTPPLRPRIGTVGWPLPGTAVRIADDGEILVHGGHVFSGYWDAALGAARPVTDQGWLATGDLGALDADGYLTITGRKKEILVTTGGKNVAPAPLEDRLRSHPLVGQCLVVGDNRPYITALITLEPDGLAHWCQMNKKQNLPLERLIHDERLLADLQRAVDDANELVSRAESIRRFAVLPLDFTEETGHLTPSLKLRRAAVIRDFAKDIAGLYESR, translated from the coding sequence GTGTCCAACCAGGAAAGTGCAGCCACCGCCCCACCCGCCGACCCGGCCGACGCCCCCGCCGCCCCGCGCCCCGCCCTCGTGGAGCCGCAGAAGACCCTGGTGGGCGGCACGGTCCGCGAGGTCTACGTCCCGCCGGTGGCCCCGCCCGTCCACCGCGGCTCGCTCGGCGACATCCCCTTCCGCAACGCCGCCGAGGCCCCCGCCGAGGTCGTCCTGGCACGCAAGCAGCCCAGCGGTAACTGGCGCGACATCACCGCGGCGGAATTCGCCGTCGAGGTCCGCGCGGTCGCCAAGGGCCTGATCGCGTCCGGCCTCCGCCCCGGCGACCGGCTCGCGATCATGGCCCGTACGACCTACGAGTGGACCCTCGTCGACTTCGCCGCCTGGGCGGCGGGCCTGGTCAGCGTCCCGATCTACCCCACCTCCTCCGCCCGCCAGGCGCAGTGGATCCTGCACGACTCCGGCGCCCGCGCCTGCGTCGTGGAGAACGTCGAGGAGACCCGCCTGATCAGCGGCCTGCGCGCCGAGCTCCCCGGCCTCGATCACCTCTGGCAGTTCAACACCGGTGCCGTCGCCCAACTCGTCGCCGAGGGCCGCGCCCTGCCGGATGCGGTGGTGGACGAGCGCCGTGCCGCCACGGGCCCGTACGACCTCGCCACCCTCATCTACACCTCCGGCACCACGGGCCGCCCCAAGGGCTGTGCCCTCACGCACGCCAACTTCTTCGCCGAGGTCGACAACGCCATCGAGCTCCTCCACCCCGTCTTCAAGTCGGTCAGCGAGGAGCCCGCTGCCACCCTCCTCTTCCTGCCGCTCTCGCACGTCTTCGGCCGTATGGTCGCCGTCGGATGCCTGCGCGCCCGGGTGCGCCTGGGCCACGCGCCCAGCATCCGGACCGACGACCTGCTCGCCGACCTGGCGGGCTTCCGGCCGACGTTCCTCCTCGGCATCCCGTACGTCCTGGAGAAGGTCTACAACACCGGCCGCGCCACCGCGGAGAAGATGGGCCGCGCAGCCTCCTTCGACCGCGCGGCCCGCATCGCCCGCTCCTACGGCGAGGCCGTGGAAGCCAGGGAACACGGGACGGGCTCCGGCCCCGGTGTCGCCCTCAAAGCCGCCCGCAAGCTCTACGACCCGCTCGTCTACCGCCGTATCCGCGCCGCCCTCGGCGGCAGGGTCCGCTACATCCTCAGCGGCGGCTCGCCCCTCGGCCACCGCCTCGCCGCCTTCTACACGGGCGCCGGCATCGAGATCTTCGAGGGCTACGGCCTGACGGAGACGACGGCCGCGACGACCGTCACCCCACCGCTGCGCCCCCGCATCGGCACGGTCGGCTGGCCGCTGCCGGGCACCGCCGTACGCATCGCCGACGACGGCGAGATCCTGGTGCACGGCGGCCATGTCTTCTCCGGCTACTGGGACGCGGCCCTCGGCGCGGCCCGCCCCGTCACCGACCAGGGCTGGCTCGCCACCGGCGACCTCGGCGCGCTCGACGCCGACGGCTACCTCACGATCACCGGCCGCAAGAAGGAGATCCTCGTGACCACGGGAGGCAAGAACGTCGCCCCCGCACCCCTGGAGGACCGCCTCCGCTCGCACCCCCTCGTCGGCCAGTGCCTGGTCGTCGGCGACAACCGCCCCTACATCACCGCCCTGATCACTCTGGAGCCGGACGGCCTCGCCCACTGGTGCCAGATGAACAAGAAGCAGAACCTGCCGCTCGAGCGACTGATCCACGACGAGCGCCTGCTCGCCGACCTCCAGCGCGCCGTCGACGACGCCAACGAACTGGTCTCCCGCGCCGAATCCATCCGCCGGTTCGCCGTCCTCCCGCTGGATTTCACCGAGGAAACCGGGCACCTCACCCCGTCCCTGAAGCTCCGCCGCGCAGCGGTCATCCGCGATTTCGCCAAAGACATAGCGGGCCTTTACGAAAGCAGATGA
- a CDS encoding GNAT family N-acetyltransferase gives MDVRFDLDPSVTPGLRDGICALWADVSNAGGAVGFLPPVAPEEIRPDLLTHLTAMAEGRTRLMVGRDPEGRVLATAFPTFNGHRLMTHWLWVYTVMVHPSLQGQGTGRRLMAAVAEAARGFDGVTALRLTCRGGTGVHRFYEACGYKEVGRVPGAIKLADDDFRDDVTMWLELS, from the coding sequence ATGGACGTGCGTTTCGACCTGGACCCTTCCGTCACCCCCGGACTGCGCGACGGGATATGCGCGTTGTGGGCCGATGTCTCCAACGCCGGCGGCGCGGTCGGCTTCCTCCCGCCGGTGGCCCCCGAGGAGATACGGCCCGATCTGCTCACGCATCTGACGGCCATGGCCGAGGGCCGTACGCGCCTGATGGTCGGCCGCGACCCGGAGGGCCGGGTCCTGGCCACGGCGTTCCCCACCTTCAACGGCCACCGCCTGATGACGCACTGGCTGTGGGTCTACACGGTCATGGTCCACCCCTCCCTCCAGGGGCAGGGCACCGGCCGCCGGCTGATGGCCGCGGTCGCCGAGGCCGCCCGCGGCTTCGACGGCGTCACCGCGCTGCGGCTCACCTGCCGCGGCGGAACGGGCGTCCACCGCTTCTACGAGGCCTGCGGCTACAAGGAGGTCGGCCGCGTCCCCGGCGCGATCAAGCTGGCCGACGACGACTTCCGCGACGACGTCACCATGTGGCTGGAGCTGAGCTGA
- a CDS encoding rhomboid family intramembrane serine protease, which produces MRSRAKPAICLMLGWVALLWLLEGVDVATGGSLDTFGIQPREPAELLDMVPAAFLHFGFAHLAANTVPLLLLGFVAALRSGVRRLLAVVLLIILASGLGVWFTAAPDSNTAGASGVVFGLFGYLLVRGFIERTLLDIGIGLVVGVLYGSILWGALPSDNGISWQGHLFGLIGGVLAAFVFRERPRGDLAGAGVRPVT; this is translated from the coding sequence ATGAGATCACGCGCGAAGCCGGCGATCTGCCTGATGCTGGGCTGGGTCGCACTGCTGTGGCTGCTGGAGGGCGTCGATGTCGCCACCGGCGGCAGCCTGGACACCTTCGGCATCCAGCCGCGCGAGCCCGCCGAGCTGCTCGACATGGTGCCCGCCGCCTTCCTGCACTTCGGCTTCGCCCATCTCGCCGCAAACACCGTGCCGTTGCTGCTGCTCGGCTTCGTCGCCGCACTGCGCAGCGGGGTCCGGCGCCTGCTCGCGGTCGTCCTGCTGATCATCCTCGCCAGCGGGCTGGGCGTATGGTTCACCGCCGCGCCGGACAGCAACACCGCGGGCGCCTCCGGCGTCGTCTTCGGCCTCTTCGGCTACCTGCTGGTGCGCGGCTTCATCGAGCGCACCCTGCTCGACATCGGCATCGGCCTGGTCGTCGGCGTGCTCTACGGCTCGATCCTGTGGGGCGCGCTGCCGTCCGACAACGGCATCAGCTGGCAGGGGCACCTGTTCGGCCTGATCGGCGGAGTGCTCGCGGCCTTCGTCTTCCGGGAACGCCCTCGCGGCGACCTGGCCGGGGCCGGTGTCCGACCCGTCACGTAG
- a CDS encoding alpha/beta fold hydrolase codes for MQQFIDAAPGIRLWTEQRGAADAAPLLLVMGARASGVAWPEPLVDALAAHHRVIRYDHRDTGRSSWPFEERPYRIPDLADDVIAVLDGLGIDRAHIVGMSLGGMLAQLVLADHPDRLLSATLIGTSALSSTPYTRPDGTTVPVEELPGISPEVLELWARPVEDHGPTADMQRRIEHWRVLAGDQLPFDIDSFRALERRVIEHTGHDRTSTAHGRAEHDGMLRTDRLAKNEVPTLVICAPAEPVFPPPHPQHLAQCVRGARVVEIPGMAHALPPAVLEPLATAILRHTGAAAG; via the coding sequence ATGCAGCAGTTCATCGATGCCGCTCCCGGAATCCGCCTGTGGACCGAGCAGCGCGGCGCCGCCGATGCGGCCCCCCTGTTGCTGGTCATGGGCGCCCGGGCGAGCGGCGTCGCCTGGCCGGAGCCGCTGGTCGACGCGCTCGCCGCGCACCACCGGGTCATCCGCTACGACCACCGCGACACCGGCCGTTCGAGCTGGCCCTTCGAGGAGCGGCCGTACCGGATCCCCGATCTCGCCGATGACGTGATCGCGGTCCTCGACGGGCTGGGCATCGACCGGGCTCATATCGTCGGCATGTCATTGGGCGGCATGCTTGCCCAGTTGGTGCTCGCCGACCACCCCGACCGACTGCTCAGCGCCACTCTCATCGGCACCAGCGCCCTCAGCAGCACCCCGTACACCCGCCCCGACGGCACTACGGTCCCCGTCGAGGAGCTGCCGGGCATCTCGCCCGAGGTCCTGGAGCTGTGGGCCCGCCCGGTCGAGGATCACGGTCCGACGGCCGACATGCAGCGCCGGATCGAACACTGGCGGGTACTCGCCGGTGACCAACTTCCTTTCGACATCGACTCTTTCCGCGCTCTTGAGCGGCGCGTCATCGAGCACACCGGGCACGACCGGACGAGCACCGCGCACGGCCGTGCGGAGCACGATGGAATGCTCCGCACGGACCGGCTCGCCAAGAACGAGGTGCCGACCCTCGTGATCTGCGCACCCGCCGAGCCGGTCTTCCCGCCGCCGCACCCCCAGCACCTCGCGCAGTGCGTCCGCGGTGCCCGTGTCGTCGAGATCCCGGGGATGGCGCATGCGCTGCCGCCCGCCGTACTGGAGCCGCTCGCCACGGCGATCCTGCGCCATACGGGAGCGGCGGCGGGCTGA
- the mqnE gene encoding aminofutalosine synthase MqnE, with protein MDVGLKRELEAKVHAGERLTREDGIALYESDDLAWLGGLAHEVRTRKNGDVVHFNVNRHLNMTNVCTASCAYCSFQRKPGEKDAYTMRIEEAVRLAKAMENDNLTELHIVNGLHPTLPWRYYPRSLKALKEALPEVSLKAFTATEIHHFETISGLSASEILDELIDAGLESLTGGGAEIFDWEVRQHIVDHRTHWEDWSRIHRLAHEKGLKTPSTMLYGHIEEPRHRVDHVLRLRELQDETGGFQVFIPLRYQHDFVDMQDGKVRNKLQARTTMATGAEALKTFAVSRLLFDNVPHVKCFWVMHGLQTTQLALQHGADDMDGSVVEYKITHDADNYGTPNKLTREDLLDLIRDAGFRPVERNTRYEAIREYPGPDPDRRESPQPMRV; from the coding sequence ATGGATGTGGGCCTCAAGCGCGAGCTGGAGGCGAAGGTCCACGCCGGGGAGCGGCTGACCCGCGAGGACGGCATCGCCCTCTACGAGTCCGACGACCTGGCATGGCTGGGCGGCCTCGCCCACGAGGTGCGCACGCGCAAGAACGGCGACGTCGTCCACTTCAACGTCAACCGTCACCTCAACATGACGAACGTGTGCACCGCCTCGTGCGCCTACTGCTCCTTCCAGCGCAAGCCGGGCGAGAAGGACGCGTACACGATGCGCATCGAGGAGGCCGTCCGCCTCGCCAAGGCGATGGAGAACGACAACCTCACCGAGCTGCACATCGTCAACGGCCTGCACCCGACCCTGCCGTGGCGCTACTACCCGCGCTCCCTCAAGGCCCTCAAGGAAGCCCTCCCGGAGGTCTCCCTCAAGGCGTTCACCGCCACCGAGATCCACCACTTCGAGACCATCTCGGGCCTGTCCGCCTCCGAGATCCTCGACGAGCTGATCGACGCCGGTCTGGAGTCGCTGACCGGCGGCGGCGCCGAGATCTTCGACTGGGAGGTCCGGCAGCACATCGTCGACCACCGCACCCACTGGGAGGACTGGTCGCGGATCCACCGGCTCGCGCACGAGAAGGGCCTCAAGACCCCCTCGACGATGCTCTACGGGCACATCGAGGAGCCCCGCCACCGCGTCGACCACGTGCTGCGGCTGCGTGAGCTCCAGGACGAGACCGGCGGCTTCCAGGTCTTCATCCCGCTGCGCTACCAGCACGACTTCGTGGACATGCAGGACGGCAAGGTCCGCAACAAGCTCCAGGCCCGGACGACGATGGCGACCGGCGCCGAGGCCCTGAAGACCTTCGCGGTCTCCCGCCTCCTCTTCGACAACGTCCCGCACGTGAAGTGCTTCTGGGTGATGCACGGTCTGCAGACCACCCAGCTCGCCCTGCAGCACGGCGCGGACGACATGGACGGCTCGGTCGTCGAGTACAAGATCACGCACGACGCGGACAACTACGGCACGCCCAACAAGCTGACCCGTGAGGACCTGCTCGACCTGATCCGCGACGCCGGCTTCCGCCCCGTCGAGCGCAACACCCGCTACGAGGCCATCCGCGAGTACCCGGGCCCGGACCCGGACCGCCGCGAATCCCCCCAGCCGATGCGCGTCTGA
- a CDS encoding UbiX family flavin prenyltransferase, whose protein sequence is MEPPHNDTSKQGPGRRRPWVVGISGASGTPYAASVLRGLLAAGEAVDLIVSRASRLTLLDETGIAFRDAHWRADLREWLARGADGKPSTFPVAEADLADVRYWPAGDLAAGPSSGSYPVKGMLIVPASTACVAGVALGLSKDLLQRVASVTLKERRRLVVTVRETPLNGPTLKHLVTLDEAGAVVLPASPAFYAGATHIQDLVDFVAGRVLDAAEVPHGLYRRWEGELRGGSREAEEAPDAR, encoded by the coding sequence GTGGAGCCGCCGCACAACGACACCAGTAAGCAGGGCCCCGGCCGACGCCGTCCGTGGGTCGTGGGGATCTCCGGCGCGTCCGGGACGCCGTATGCCGCGTCCGTATTGCGCGGGCTGCTCGCCGCCGGGGAGGCGGTGGATCTGATCGTCAGCCGGGCGTCGCGGCTGACCCTGCTGGACGAGACCGGCATTGCGTTCCGGGATGCTCATTGGCGCGCCGACCTGCGGGAATGGCTGGCGCGCGGAGCCGATGGCAAGCCGTCGACGTTCCCGGTGGCGGAGGCGGACCTGGCGGATGTGCGGTACTGGCCGGCCGGGGATCTGGCGGCCGGGCCCTCGTCGGGCTCGTATCCGGTGAAGGGGATGCTGATCGTTCCGGCGAGCACCGCGTGTGTGGCCGGGGTAGCGCTCGGGCTCTCGAAGGATCTGCTGCAGCGGGTGGCGAGCGTGACGCTCAAGGAGCGGCGGCGGCTGGTGGTCACGGTGCGCGAGACCCCGTTGAACGGTCCGACGCTGAAGCATCTGGTGACGCTGGACGAGGCGGGCGCCGTGGTGCTGCCCGCCTCACCGGCGTTCTATGCGGGGGCGACGCACATCCAGGATCTGGTGGACTTCGTCGCCGGCCGGGTGCTCGATGCGGCCGAGGTGCCGCACGGGCTGTACCGGCGTTGGGAAGGGGAGTTGCGGGGCGGCTCCAGGGAAGCGGAGGAGGCCCCGGACGCTCGCTAG
- a CDS encoding TetR/AcrR family transcriptional regulator, with product MGAVKSKRVPRAVREQQMLDAAVLTFARRGYAAASMDEIAEAAGVSKPLVYLYLNSKEDLFSTVIRRESEALVAAVAAAVEPGVTADRQLWSGLKGFFAHTAAHPSGWAVLHQQARTHGEPFAREVAMMRAEIVAFVTELIGAAAKEAGCVGELAEREVAGLAHALVGAAESLAEWVNVRTDEGASGEREHPSAKDTASTMMNFVWAGLGRLTEGGRWAPGGLVGQQSASGARR from the coding sequence GTGGGAGCTGTGAAGAGCAAGCGGGTGCCGCGCGCTGTCCGGGAGCAGCAGATGCTCGATGCCGCGGTGCTGACGTTCGCACGGCGTGGTTATGCGGCTGCCTCGATGGACGAGATCGCCGAGGCGGCCGGAGTCTCCAAGCCGCTGGTCTATCTCTACCTGAATTCGAAGGAAGACCTGTTCAGTACGGTGATCCGGCGGGAGTCGGAGGCGCTGGTGGCGGCCGTGGCGGCGGCCGTCGAGCCGGGGGTGACGGCCGACCGGCAACTGTGGAGCGGCCTGAAGGGGTTCTTCGCACACACCGCCGCGCACCCGTCCGGCTGGGCCGTACTCCATCAGCAGGCGCGGACGCACGGTGAGCCGTTCGCACGCGAAGTCGCCATGATGCGGGCGGAGATCGTCGCCTTCGTGACGGAGCTGATCGGTGCGGCCGCAAAGGAAGCGGGCTGCGTCGGCGAGCTGGCCGAACGGGAGGTCGCCGGGCTCGCCCATGCCCTGGTCGGCGCGGCGGAGTCGCTGGCCGAGTGGGTCAACGTCCGTACGGACGAAGGGGCTTCGGGCGAGCGCGAGCATCCGTCGGCGAAGGACACCGCGTCCACGATGATGAACTTCGTCTGGGCGGGCCTCGGCCGGCTGACGGAGGGCGGGCGGTGGGCGCCCGGCGGGCTCGTCGGTCAGCAGAGCGCTTCCGGCGCCAGGAGGTGA